The following proteins come from a genomic window of Hymenobacter canadensis:
- a CDS encoding SusC/RagA family TonB-linked outer membrane protein, producing MEAQVRTISGQVTDQTNGQGLPGVTVLAKGTNIGTSTNAEGRFSLEVPASSSTLSFSFVGYTTVERSVSGGTVNVSLETDAKQLSEVVVSALGIKENKDELGTATSRVSGAAVTQSGETSVITGLSGKSSGLSITRANGDPGAGAYIQIRGQNTIYGETQPLIVIDGVPVYNTSSGVGSQGTSTAGVAQQSRLNDINPNDIASVQVLKGAAAAALWGSRASNGVIVITTKRGSTDAGKLSVTYGATYSIDRVSYKHDLQDTYGQGSNGNATTVNSGQIDAGYTWGDRIASRSGAPDDVNRNSPSYFVAPNGNVYYPIVRKNSRENYLQKNFDGVFHTGSFLENNLSLSAGNRESNIFVSLSDLNQKGIIRYNSDYHRSTARINAEKRFNKVVRLAGTSTYSRVTSNRIQQGSNTSGLYLGLLRTSPDFDQSDYIGTYFSPTEVGVNRQRSYRNQIGQRQNPGYNNALWTIQEQKNPNVVDRFIGSSEIGLDPLPWLSITARFGADFYSENRRDLYPINSAENDGLGSATEENYTETQLNSDVFARASHTFSEKLSGTLLVGTNFNQRTDYNYGATYGRFILDVRDLSFFGNASLANTQSFDYETKRRNSAAYSTINLVYNEQLFLNASGRLENSSTFGPDTRSLFFYPSVDLAWQFSKLPFLADNSILSFGKFRAAYGRVGLEPPLYIVRDTYSTAGSGDSYGVVANPASYDGSFSRTSVRGNSQLKPERKDELEGGIDLRFLQDRITLGATYYRNLNSDVIITRPTPPSSGYTSEWANAAQIRNKGIEIDLNADILKLGDFTWNVGGNWTRNRNKVLSVAGAESLFLAGFVGTSARVVEGYPFSALWGGRYDRDDAGNIRVGDNGFPVAAATEGVIGDPNPDWRSGLNTSLSYKGLRLYALVERQQGGDIWAGTESILRNFGVSKFTDVQTTLTAEEARSTRVFSGATAAAFYANTPNTNTDGSVTFRGSVGNFGAGPVALNEAWYRNTGGGFGNLSEQFIQDATWMRLRELTLGYTLNSEGFRKFTKLSNVEFTLTGRNLVLWTKEFKGVDPETNLTGQSAGRGLEYFNNPGTRSFLVSLRLTY from the coding sequence GTGGAAGCACAGGTCAGAACTATTTCTGGCCAGGTTACCGACCAGACGAATGGACAGGGATTGCCGGGGGTAACAGTTCTGGCTAAGGGCACTAATATTGGTACTTCAACGAATGCTGAGGGCCGCTTTTCGCTGGAAGTACCAGCATCTTCTAGTACCTTATCATTCAGCTTTGTAGGCTACACGACGGTAGAGCGTTCCGTTAGTGGTGGCACTGTTAATGTTAGTCTGGAAACGGACGCCAAGCAGCTGAGCGAAGTGGTTGTTTCGGCGCTGGGTATCAAAGAAAATAAGGATGAGCTTGGCACCGCTACTTCGCGTGTAAGCGGGGCGGCCGTCACTCAGTCTGGCGAAACGAGTGTTATTACGGGTTTATCGGGCAAATCTTCCGGCCTGTCCATCACACGGGCCAACGGTGACCCTGGCGCGGGTGCCTACATCCAGATCCGGGGGCAAAACACCATCTATGGCGAAACGCAGCCATTGATTGTCATCGACGGGGTGCCGGTATACAACACCTCTTCAGGAGTTGGCTCGCAAGGCACCTCCACAGCCGGCGTGGCCCAGCAGTCGCGCCTCAATGACATCAACCCCAATGATATTGCTTCAGTACAGGTCCTGAAAGGAGCAGCTGCGGCCGCACTTTGGGGCTCAAGAGCCTCCAATGGCGTTATTGTCATTACCACCAAGCGGGGCAGCACCGATGCCGGCAAGCTCAGTGTTACGTACGGCGCTACGTATTCCATTGACCGGGTTTCTTACAAGCACGATCTGCAGGACACGTATGGCCAAGGCAGCAACGGCAATGCTACTACCGTTAACTCCGGGCAGATTGATGCGGGCTACACCTGGGGTGACAGAATTGCCAGTCGCAGTGGTGCGCCTGATGATGTAAACCGTAACTCGCCTAGCTACTTTGTGGCTCCAAATGGGAACGTATACTATCCCATCGTTCGCAAAAACAGCCGGGAAAACTACTTGCAGAAAAACTTTGATGGCGTCTTCCACACGGGCAGCTTCCTTGAAAACAACCTGAGCCTGAGCGCCGGCAACCGCGAAAGCAACATATTCGTGAGCCTGTCAGATCTGAATCAGAAAGGTATCATCCGCTACAACTCCGACTATCATCGCTCTACTGCGCGCATCAATGCGGAGAAGCGCTTCAATAAGGTGGTTCGGCTGGCCGGAACTTCTACGTATAGCCGGGTAACATCCAACCGGATTCAGCAAGGCTCCAACACTTCCGGCCTCTATTTAGGCCTGCTGCGCACATCGCCCGACTTTGACCAGTCTGATTATATCGGCACGTATTTCAGCCCGACGGAAGTAGGCGTTAACCGGCAACGCTCTTACCGCAACCAAATCGGACAGCGCCAGAACCCGGGCTACAACAATGCCCTCTGGACTATTCAGGAGCAGAAAAACCCTAACGTGGTTGACCGTTTCATCGGCTCCTCTGAAATTGGCTTGGATCCGCTACCCTGGCTGAGCATTACGGCCCGCTTTGGGGCCGACTTCTATTCCGAAAATCGGCGTGACCTCTACCCGATTAACTCTGCCGAAAATGATGGACTGGGGTCGGCTACCGAGGAAAACTATACGGAAACCCAACTCAATAGTGATGTTTTCGCACGGGCCTCGCATACTTTCAGCGAGAAGCTGAGCGGCACGTTGCTGGTAGGTACCAACTTCAACCAGCGCACCGACTACAACTACGGCGCTACTTACGGCCGCTTCATCCTGGATGTGAGGGACCTGAGCTTCTTCGGCAATGCGTCGCTGGCCAACACACAATCCTTTGATTATGAGACAAAAAGACGCAACTCTGCCGCCTATAGCACCATCAACCTTGTCTACAACGAGCAGCTGTTTTTGAATGCCAGTGGCCGCCTGGAGAACTCCTCCACGTTTGGTCCCGACACTCGTAGCCTCTTCTTCTACCCCTCAGTTGACTTGGCCTGGCAGTTTTCCAAGCTGCCTTTTCTCGCTGACAACTCTATACTCAGCTTCGGTAAGTTTCGGGCTGCATACGGCCGCGTTGGCCTGGAGCCGCCACTATATATAGTGCGCGACACTTATTCAACTGCGGGCAGTGGCGACAGCTACGGCGTAGTAGCTAACCCTGCTTCATACGATGGTTCTTTCTCCCGTACATCAGTCCGTGGCAATTCTCAGCTAAAGCCTGAGCGGAAGGACGAGTTGGAAGGCGGTATTGATCTGCGCTTCCTGCAGGACCGGATTACGCTGGGTGCTACATATTACCGCAATCTTAACTCCGATGTTATTATCACGCGGCCAACGCCACCTTCCTCTGGCTATACCTCTGAGTGGGCCAACGCTGCTCAGATCCGTAACAAGGGCATCGAAATTGACTTGAATGCAGATATTCTGAAACTGGGAGATTTCACTTGGAATGTAGGCGGCAACTGGACCCGCAACCGCAACAAAGTGCTGAGTGTAGCAGGGGCTGAGTCACTATTTCTGGCTGGCTTCGTCGGCACTTCTGCCCGGGTTGTAGAAGGGTATCCCTTCAGCGCCCTCTGGGGTGGACGATATGACCGGGATGATGCCGGCAATATTCGGGTAGGTGATAACGGCTTTCCTGTGGCGGCAGCAACAGAAGGTGTTATCGGAGATCCAAACCCAGATTGGCGCTCGGGCCTGAACACTTCCCTGAGCTACAAAGGCCTACGCTTGTATGCACTTGTAGAACGGCAACAGGGTGGCGACATCTGGGCTGGCACCGAGAGCATCCTGCGAAATTTTGGGGTGTCCAAATTCACGGATGTACAAACCACGCTAACGGCAGAAGAAGCACGCAGCACCCGCGTATTTAGCGGGGCCACTGCTGCCGCCTTCTACGCAAATACCCCTAACACCAACACCGATGGTTCTGTGACCTTCCGTGGGAGCGTTGGAAATTTTGGAGCTGGGCCAGTTGCACTCAACGAAGCCTGGTACCGCAACACAGGTGGTGGCTTCGGCAACCTGAGCGAGCAGTTTATCCAAGATGCTACATGGATGCGCCTGCGTGAATTGACGCTGGGTTACACTCTGAACTCAGAAGGCTTCCGCAAATTCACTAAGCTTAGCAATGTTGAGTTCACGCTGACAGGCCGCAACCTGGTTCTCTGGACCAAGGAATTCAAAGGCGTAGATCCGGAAACCAACCTTACCGGCCAGAGCGCTGGCCGGGGCTTGGAGTATTTCAACAACCCTGGCACCCGCTCCTTCCTGGTTAGCCTGCGTCTTACCTACTAG
- a CDS encoding SusC/RagA family TonB-linked outer membrane protein, with the protein MRKLLLSALMVSPVLMQQAAAQNRSISGRVTDSATGQGLPGVTVLVKGTTVGASTNADGSYSLNVPATATTLSFSFIGYATIDKPIGDASSINADLSASARDLGEVVVTGLGTSVARANLANNVATISGAELIGRTRPSTVDGAMYGKLSGAVISQNSGAPGGGFSVQLRGPSSINGSSEPLYIVDGVYANNNSYDSGRAAGPFSNAGGGRQDGATNRLSDLNPDDIENIEVLKGSSAAAIYGQRANAGVIIITTKKGKIGQTKISVRQDFGVTTILRKFGKSDFTDAKIDQVFGGDADEKAALAAANASGKIYDYEDELFGNTGFLSNTSVNVSGGGERVRFFVSGSRTDEGAIQKKLGFQRNSVRANVSTDITKNWDFSLNSNYVNSSNQRGFSNNANTDATVPYLVAVTPSYADLFPVNGVYPRNPYAGENPLALRDRGINNEKTNRFLQSFTSNLYFFRNDNSTLRLAASGGVDFALTDAELYLPEDLQSQSGLANPGASRYSKNKQLNTNLQALLIHTLQVSKLGFTTSLGTTRFSQDLNVDFVQGEGLQPKLKNPARANRQTLSQAFQSSVDLGYSAQEEINFNDQIVGTVGLRADQSNLNADPSKLYFFPHASLALNVANFDFWPAKDQVNQFKLRAAYGETGGVPQFGSYFTPLNSVVIDTRLGLRNSTTIGNDRVSPERAAELEGGVDLAFLNNKLTLEATVYRKKVTDLLFTYTLAPSTGVLNVSAFPVGDLVNKGIELGLGVLAVDQPNFRYHQQTQFWFNRSEVTRLIVPTQSAGPGFASLYGQNFLKLGESPTRWFGNPLVDGIPTAYQESQPKYQVTFANDFTFLKKIDFSFLIHVKQGGYNSTLTQNAYDQGGTSPDYSDPYTYTDEDGNVVNSTLGYERFNGPLSGQSSNYIQDASYMKLREVSLYYTFSKDQLGATLGKSVQRIKVGVSGNNLLVVTPYKGGFDPEVSNFGSRPVGGNQDLYSFPSARRMFLHLNFDF; encoded by the coding sequence ATGCGTAAACTTCTCCTAAGTGCGCTGATGGTGTCGCCAGTCCTGATGCAGCAGGCAGCGGCCCAGAATCGCAGCATTTCCGGCCGAGTCACTGACTCAGCTACCGGGCAGGGATTGCCTGGTGTAACCGTTCTCGTGAAGGGAACTACGGTAGGAGCTTCTACCAATGCCGATGGATCATATTCGCTGAATGTGCCGGCTACGGCCACTACGCTCAGCTTTAGCTTTATTGGCTACGCTACAATTGATAAGCCGATTGGAGACGCATCCAGCATCAACGCTGATCTGTCTGCCTCTGCTCGTGACCTTGGTGAAGTTGTTGTAACGGGTCTGGGTACGAGCGTGGCTCGTGCTAACCTCGCTAACAACGTTGCTACCATTTCCGGTGCTGAACTGATTGGCCGTACGCGTCCATCCACAGTAGATGGTGCCATGTATGGCAAACTATCAGGTGCCGTTATCTCGCAGAACAGCGGTGCTCCTGGTGGAGGCTTCTCGGTTCAGCTGCGTGGTCCATCGTCCATCAATGGCTCGTCGGAACCACTGTACATCGTTGATGGTGTATATGCCAACAACAACTCGTACGACTCTGGCCGGGCTGCCGGACCTTTTAGCAACGCAGGCGGCGGCCGTCAGGATGGTGCCACTAACCGTCTGTCTGACCTTAACCCAGATGATATTGAGAACATCGAAGTACTGAAAGGTTCTTCCGCTGCCGCCATCTACGGTCAGCGCGCTAACGCTGGTGTAATCATTATCACCACTAAAAAAGGCAAGATTGGTCAGACCAAGATCAGTGTTCGTCAGGACTTCGGTGTTACCACGATTCTACGCAAATTCGGCAAATCTGATTTTACCGACGCGAAGATCGATCAGGTTTTCGGTGGTGATGCTGACGAAAAAGCGGCATTGGCGGCAGCAAACGCTTCCGGCAAAATCTACGACTACGAAGACGAACTGTTCGGTAACACCGGTTTCCTCTCGAACACCAGCGTAAACGTGTCTGGCGGTGGCGAGCGGGTGCGCTTCTTCGTGTCGGGCTCTCGCACGGACGAAGGTGCTATCCAGAAGAAGCTGGGCTTCCAGCGCAATAGCGTTCGGGCCAACGTAAGCACGGATATCACGAAGAACTGGGATTTCAGCCTGAACTCGAACTATGTTAATTCGAGCAACCAGCGCGGCTTCTCAAACAATGCCAACACGGACGCCACGGTTCCTTACCTGGTAGCCGTTACCCCAAGCTACGCCGACCTGTTCCCTGTTAACGGGGTATATCCACGCAACCCATACGCTGGTGAAAACCCGCTGGCTCTGCGTGACCGGGGTATAAACAACGAGAAGACCAACCGCTTCCTGCAGTCGTTCACCTCGAACCTCTACTTCTTCCGCAACGACAACAGCACGCTCCGTCTGGCCGCTTCGGGTGGTGTAGACTTCGCGCTGACGGATGCCGAACTGTACCTGCCCGAAGATCTGCAGTCGCAGTCTGGCTTGGCTAACCCAGGTGCCTCGCGTTACTCTAAGAACAAGCAGCTCAACACCAACCTGCAGGCTTTGTTGATCCACACGTTGCAAGTCAGCAAACTGGGCTTCACTACCTCGCTGGGTACTACGCGCTTCTCGCAGGACCTGAACGTTGACTTTGTACAAGGTGAGGGCTTGCAGCCAAAGCTGAAGAACCCAGCACGAGCCAACCGCCAGACCCTGTCGCAGGCTTTCCAGTCCAGCGTCGACTTGGGTTACTCTGCTCAGGAGGAAATCAACTTCAATGACCAGATTGTAGGTACTGTTGGCTTGCGTGCTGACCAGAGCAATCTGAACGCTGACCCTAGCAAGCTCTACTTCTTCCCGCATGCCTCGCTGGCCTTGAACGTTGCTAACTTCGATTTCTGGCCTGCCAAGGATCAAGTAAACCAATTCAAGCTGCGCGCTGCTTACGGCGAAACGGGTGGTGTGCCTCAGTTCGGTTCCTACTTTACTCCGCTTAACTCGGTGGTAATTGACACCCGTCTGGGTCTGCGGAACTCTACTACTATCGGTAACGATCGAGTTTCTCCTGAGCGTGCTGCTGAGCTCGAAGGAGGTGTGGATCTTGCCTTCTTGAACAACAAGCTCACGCTTGAGGCTACTGTCTATCGCAAGAAAGTAACCGACCTGCTGTTCACTTATACTTTGGCTCCTTCTACAGGTGTCCTCAATGTGTCAGCCTTCCCAGTTGGCGACCTTGTCAACAAAGGTATTGAACTTGGCTTGGGCGTTCTGGCAGTTGATCAGCCAAATTTCCGTTATCACCAACAGACTCAGTTCTGGTTTAACCGTTCGGAGGTAACCCGTCTGATTGTGCCAACGCAATCAGCAGGGCCGGGTTTCGCTTCGCTATATGGTCAGAACTTCCTGAAGCTGGGCGAGTCGCCAACGCGCTGGTTCGGTAACCCGCTTGTGGATGGTATTCCAACCGCTTACCAGGAGTCGCAGCCTAAGTACCAGGTAACGTTCGCCAATGATTTTACTTTTCTGAAGAAAATCGACTTCTCCTTCCTGATTCATGTTAAGCAGGGTGGCTATAACAGCACGCTTACCCAGAATGCCTACGACCAGGGAGGTACCTCGCCAGACTACAGCGACCCATACACCTACACGGACGAAGATGGCAACGTAGTAAACAGTACGTTGGGTTATGAGCGCTTCAACGGCCCGCTGTCGGGGCAATCGTCCAACTACATTCAGGACGCTAGCTACATGAAACTGCGTGAAGTTTCGCTGTACTATACCTTCAGCAAAGATCAGTTGGGTGCTACGCTTGGCAAATCGGTACAGCGCATCAAAGTTGGGGTATCAGGTAATAACCTGTTGGTGGTGACTCCTTACAAAGGAGGCTTCGATCCAGAGGTGTCTAACTTCGGTAGCCGTCCAGTTGGTGGCAACCAGGATCTGTACTCTTTCCCAAGCGCACGTCGGATGTTCCTGCACTTGAACTTTGACTTCTAA
- a CDS encoding SusD/RagB family nutrient-binding outer membrane lipoprotein codes for MKIKFNHTFLLFLGLSLGSCQDFVDDLDVDPNQPPSADAQNMLQGIELADAVIHEGEAARISSMWTAQFTGANQQYTSINRYDVTAGNFDNMWSTMYVDVATQSRIAAARALQEQNPRLSGILQVLEAHTLGTATSLFGDIPFSQVNDRLNFPNPVYDPQAQVYVALQQELDEAIAKINTTGGAPRDLFYQGNATKWVAAAYTLKARYYLHTKQYDLARQAALNGISAPANDWIVPHKESDGAENFYYQFNSQRVSYLTGTDSYAARLLDPARPGNRNRNNTKTDESARFNFFFNASSTAGNLDDYQLLANSGFADPAEDFPILTYSENQLILAEAYARAGNLASALTALNAHRSALSTKYPGGRYDAYTLADIPGGATAANMLNEILTERYVSFIGQIEPFNDLRRTNNAIGLPNKRQLPGAPTPAFPQRFLYSQSEVNSNVNTPNPLPDLFSKTTVNQ; via the coding sequence ATGAAAATAAAATTCAACCATACCTTCTTATTGTTTCTGGGCCTGTCGTTAGGCTCTTGCCAAGACTTCGTGGACGATTTGGACGTCGATCCAAACCAACCGCCATCAGCCGATGCGCAGAATATGCTACAAGGCATTGAGCTAGCTGACGCCGTTATTCACGAAGGCGAAGCCGCCCGTATCTCCTCGATGTGGACGGCCCAGTTTACCGGTGCCAACCAGCAATACACGAGCATTAACCGCTACGATGTCACGGCTGGCAATTTCGATAACATGTGGTCTACAATGTATGTAGATGTGGCCACGCAGAGCCGTATTGCGGCAGCCCGGGCGCTACAGGAGCAGAACCCTCGCCTGTCAGGAATTCTGCAGGTTTTAGAGGCCCATACCTTAGGCACGGCTACCAGCCTTTTTGGTGATATTCCTTTCAGCCAAGTAAATGACCGGCTCAACTTCCCAAACCCCGTATACGACCCGCAGGCGCAGGTATATGTGGCACTGCAACAAGAGCTAGACGAGGCTATTGCTAAAATCAACACAACGGGCGGTGCGCCACGTGACCTATTTTACCAAGGCAACGCGACGAAGTGGGTTGCAGCAGCCTATACGCTCAAGGCGCGCTATTACCTGCATACCAAACAGTATGATCTGGCACGCCAAGCAGCCCTCAACGGGATAAGCGCACCGGCCAACGATTGGATAGTGCCACACAAAGAGTCGGATGGGGCCGAAAACTTCTATTACCAGTTCAACTCTCAGCGGGTAAGCTACCTGACTGGAACTGACTCATATGCTGCTCGCCTGCTGGATCCGGCGCGGCCCGGTAACAGGAACCGCAACAACACCAAAACAGATGAGTCGGCGCGTTTCAACTTTTTCTTTAATGCGTCCAGCACAGCTGGCAATCTGGATGACTACCAACTGTTGGCCAACTCAGGCTTTGCAGATCCGGCAGAGGATTTTCCCATCCTTACGTATTCCGAAAACCAGTTGATCCTGGCAGAAGCGTACGCCCGCGCAGGCAATCTGGCAAGTGCCCTCACAGCGCTTAATGCCCATCGCTCGGCATTGAGCACCAAGTACCCCGGCGGCCGTTATGATGCTTATACGCTAGCAGATATTCCGGGTGGAGCCACAGCAGCCAACATGCTCAATGAGATTTTGACTGAACGATACGTAAGTTTTATTGGGCAAATAGAGCCTTTCAATGACCTGCGGCGCACAAATAATGCTATTGGGCTGCCCAACAAGCGGCAGTTGCCGGGAGCTCCTACTCCCGCATTTCCACAACGGTTCCTGTATTCGCAGTCCGAGGTGAACTCCAATGTCAATACGCCAAACCCACTGCCGGATTTGTTCTCAAAAACTACAGTAAATCAGTAA
- a CDS encoding RagB/SusD family nutrient uptake outer membrane protein gives MNKMFIKALLMGGVMATVSGCGYFDVEKLEDPNQPTLVSVLNNATKQQLDYLAAGTFSDMRTNVDGIVWYHQITGAIGREVYVLAGSDARYATNLLGIGTAGFDNNNFLSGRYFTTYSSSRRTARILAASAQNTQSITAEQRNGYLGLAKTAEAYAMLVLSDMQYENGLRIDVTDEQRPGKIRPYDEVLTAIKTLLDGGAADLAAAGTELPFIAPNGFATGLAGGAYNTSAGFLKFNRALAARLAIRRASRTGGNYNEVLTALAGSFINDAGALTIGPRFNYGGTSPDVINPLFQARNFTGSVVTVAHPSFRRDIRATDTRISKIAARTGPLSPPRQGFTSSDDVVLYPTNTSPIPVIKKEELVLLSAEAHLRTGAIATAVTEVNSVGTAYSASRPTPLTAASPVADILDEILYQRRYSLFFEGQRWVDLRRLDQFSRLNAPGSTLPEVSSTGLQTTIVRQLPIPFAEIAWDNANP, from the coding sequence ATGAATAAAATGTTTATTAAAGCACTGCTAATGGGCGGTGTAATGGCTACCGTTTCCGGGTGTGGCTATTTTGATGTGGAGAAGCTGGAAGATCCTAACCAGCCTACTCTCGTCTCTGTACTGAACAATGCCACCAAACAACAATTGGACTATTTGGCAGCCGGTACTTTCTCGGACATGCGTACCAACGTGGACGGTATCGTATGGTACCACCAGATTACGGGAGCAATAGGCCGGGAGGTATATGTGCTGGCTGGTTCTGATGCCAGATATGCAACCAACCTTCTCGGTATTGGTACCGCTGGTTTCGACAACAATAACTTCCTGAGCGGCCGTTATTTCACCACTTACTCTTCTTCGCGCCGTACGGCTCGTATTCTAGCTGCCTCAGCCCAGAATACACAGTCCATCACTGCGGAGCAGCGCAATGGCTATCTGGGTTTGGCCAAGACGGCAGAGGCCTATGCTATGCTAGTGCTGTCGGATATGCAGTATGAGAATGGCTTGCGTATTGACGTTACTGATGAGCAGCGTCCAGGTAAAATTCGTCCTTATGACGAAGTATTAACCGCCATCAAAACGCTGCTTGACGGCGGTGCTGCTGACCTTGCTGCTGCAGGTACTGAGTTGCCTTTTATCGCTCCCAATGGCTTTGCTACCGGATTGGCTGGTGGAGCCTATAACACGAGTGCTGGTTTCCTGAAATTCAACCGTGCGTTGGCTGCTCGTTTGGCCATTCGCCGGGCTTCGCGCACTGGTGGCAATTACAATGAAGTGCTGACTGCTCTGGCTGGCAGCTTCATTAACGATGCTGGTGCTTTGACCATCGGTCCGCGCTTCAACTACGGTGGTACGTCGCCAGACGTAATTAACCCTCTCTTTCAGGCTCGTAACTTCACTGGCTCGGTTGTAACGGTTGCGCACCCTTCTTTCCGTCGTGACATTCGGGCCACGGACACGCGTATCAGCAAAATTGCTGCTCGCACGGGTCCGCTCTCACCACCTCGCCAGGGCTTTACCAGCTCGGATGACGTAGTACTTTATCCTACGAACACGTCGCCAATTCCAGTTATCAAAAAAGAGGAACTGGTACTGCTGTCGGCTGAAGCTCACCTGCGCACCGGCGCTATTGCTACGGCTGTAACGGAAGTGAATTCAGTTGGTACCGCTTATAGCGCGTCACGCCCAACTCCTCTCACAGCAGCGTCTCCAGTAGCTGACATTCTGGATGAAATCCTGTACCAGCGTCGCTATTCGTTGTTCTTTGAAGGACAGCGCTGGGTTGACCTGCGTCGTCTGGATCAGTTTTCTCGTCTGAATGCTCCTGGTTCTACCTTGCCAGAGGTATCCAGCACTGGTTTGCAGACTACTATTGTACGTCAGCTGCCTATCCCGTTTGCTGAAATTGCGTGGGACAACGCTAATCCATAA